A genomic region of Peptoniphilus sp. ING2-D1G contains the following coding sequences:
- a CDS encoding PPIC-type PPIASE domain protein (Peptidylprolyl isomerase is an enzyme that accelerates protein folding by catalyzing the cis-trans isomerization of proline imidic peptide bonds in oligopeptides. It has been reported in bacteria and eukayotes; High confidence in function and specificity), producing MKNNKVLARVDNNEITMQDYNAFMSSIPVQIKSQIIKGRSEDKIIKEILDELIYKELLYIDAKEKEYDKEEAFQEIFKQSESSLLTTYALGKLLEDVSPTDREVETYYNANAEKYDDEEKVEASHILVADEETANEVIRKLDEGEKFENLAMEYSECPSKNNGGNLGVFGHGDMVKPFEDAVFSMNEGEISKPVITDFGYHIIKLNKKFPAKKYTLSEVKSKVYEDLKKYQEQMAYTNKIEELYKKHNIEINNLEEE from the coding sequence ATGAAAAACAATAAAGTGTTAGCAAGAGTGGATAATAACGAAATAACAATGCAAGATTATAATGCATTTATGAGTTCCATTCCGGTTCAAATAAAATCTCAAATAATTAAAGGACGCTCAGAGGATAAAATAATAAAAGAAATATTAGATGAATTAATATATAAAGAACTATTGTATATTGACGCTAAGGAAAAGGAATATGATAAGGAAGAAGCTTTTCAAGAAATATTTAAACAAAGTGAAAGCTCTTTATTGACAACATATGCTCTTGGAAAACTTCTTGAAGATGTAAGCCCCACAGATAGGGAAGTGGAAACATATTATAATGCCAACGCCGAAAAATATGATGATGAAGAAAAAGTTGAAGCTTCACATATTTTAGTTGCAGATGAGGAAACAGCAAATGAAGTCATAAGAAAATTAGATGAGGGCGAAAAGTTTGAAAACTTGGCCATGGAATATTCTGAATGTCCTTCAAAAAACAACGGAGGCAATTTAGGAGTTTTCGGACATGGTGACATGGTCAAGCCTTTTGAAGATGCAGTTTTTTCCATGAATGAAGGAGAGATATCCAAACCCGTTATAACAGATTTCGGCTACCATATAATAAAATTAAATAAAAAATTTCCCGCAAAAAAATATACTCTTTCGGAAGTAAAGTCTAAAGTCTATGAAGATTTGAAAAAGTATCAAGAACAAATGGCGTATACAAATAAAATTGAAGAATTGTATAAGAAGCATAACATTGAAATTAATAACTTAGAAGAAGAGTAG
- a CDS encoding Cold shock protein-related protein (This domain is known as the 'cold-shock domain' (CSD), part of which is highly; Family membership), protein MKGKVKWFNSEKGFGFITTEKGNDVFAHFSQIQKDGFKTLEEGQEVEFDVVESEKGPQAENITTL, encoded by the coding sequence ATGAAAGGTAAAGTAAAATGGTTTAATAGTGAAAAGGGATTCGGTTTTATTACAACTGAAAAAGGAAATGATGTGTTTGCACATTTCTCGCAAATTCAAAAAGATGGTTTTAAAACTTTAGAAGAAGGACAAGAAGTAGAATTTGATGTTGTTGAAAGCGAAAAAGGCCCGCAAGCTGAGAATATAACAACTTTATAA
- a CDS encoding Acyl-ACP thioesterase (This family consists of various acyl-acyl carrier protein (ACP) thioesterases (TE) these terminate fatty acyl group extension via hydrolysing an acyl group on a fatty acid; Family membership) has protein sequence MLSLDFHIHGFYCYKEMLRLNNLINLMLETSGEDSVKNGVSFESLLTEGYTWVISKWKLEIKRPIMKDEKISIKTWPSSFRKIYAFREYQVSDKNGDIVVKATAVFVLVDLKEKKSVLIPDKVALKYNLINQKNFNKIEKIIKPEKISIVDEFKIRPTNIDINGHVNNSVYLDWIENTINANRPKAFINEINMIYKKEIRNKDRVFIKADSNFNYMEVSTDSVNTEINLKLKNLEQLVF, from the coding sequence TTGCTGAGTTTAGATTTTCATATTCATGGTTTTTATTGTTATAAAGAAATGTTAAGATTAAATAATCTTATCAATTTGATGCTTGAAACCTCCGGTGAAGATTCAGTTAAAAACGGAGTTTCCTTTGAAAGTCTTTTAACAGAAGGCTATACTTGGGTTATAAGTAAATGGAAATTAGAAATCAAAAGACCCATAATGAAGGATGAAAAAATAAGTATAAAGACATGGCCGAGTTCTTTTAGAAAAATATACGCCTTCAGAGAATATCAAGTATCTGATAAAAATGGTGACATTGTCGTAAAAGCAACCGCAGTTTTTGTACTTGTTGATTTAAAAGAAAAGAAATCCGTGTTAATACCGGATAAAGTTGCTTTAAAATACAATTTAATAAATCAAAAAAACTTTAATAAAATAGAAAAAATTATAAAGCCGGAAAAAATCTCAATTGTTGATGAATTTAAAATAAGGCCGACAAACATAGATATAAATGGACATGTAAATAATTCAGTATATTTGGATTGGATTGAAAACACTATAAATGCAAATAGACCAAAAGCATTTATTAATGAAATTAATATGATTTATAAAAAAGAAATCAGAAATAAAGATAGAGTTTTCATCAAAGCTGATAGTAATTTCAACTACATGGAGGTATCAACTGATTCTGTAAATACAGAGATCAATTTAAAATTAAAAAATCTTGAACAATTAGTTTTTTAA
- the glmS gene encoding Glutamine-fructose-6-phosphate aminotransferase (Catalyzes the first step in hexosamine metabolism, converting fructose-6P into glucosamine-6P using glutamine as a nitrogen source; High confidence in function and specificity), translating into MCGIVGYCGRKDAGNIILEGLKKLEYRGYDSSGISIIGESSIKTIKSVGKLNKLEENFTLSPISGKVGIGHTRWATHGEANLQNAHPHLNSKMSISIVHNGIIENYLDLKKELVDKGYEFKSNTDTEVIVQLIDYYFNGNILNAVLNAVKRLKGSYALGIISMENPSELIAVRNNSPLLLGICEDGLIISSEISSIVKHTNKVIYMDNLEIAQLDLNGNYKIFNYNLDEVEKEIKTMNLNLESISKNGFDHYMLKEIFEQPDAIRNVLNKRVIAGKINLSDNFFSKEEIEKFSQIYIIACGTAFHAGEIAKFAIQELTGKQVICEIASEFNYNQKFVDENTLAIFVSQSGETADTLLSINEVKKVGAKTMAIVNVENSTMAREVDKVLYCYCGPEISVASTKAYTTQLVILYLVALDIVLKLGKISEEKALSYVDELYTIPGKIEELLKDLSPYKEIAEEIKDEESAYYTGRGMDFTSAKEGSLKLKEISYIHTEAFASGELKHGSIALVEKGTKVLAISTQKHTLDKTASNLEELASRGATIYTITTHDNEVISKNSKKVIRIADTMDIFAPILSVVPSQLIAYYTSLAKGNDVDKPRNLAKAVTVE; encoded by the coding sequence ATGTGTGGAATTGTTGGATACTGCGGTAGAAAAGACGCAGGAAATATAATATTGGAAGGTCTGAAAAAATTAGAATATAGAGGATATGATTCCTCAGGTATTTCGATTATTGGAGAAAGTTCTATAAAAACTATCAAAAGCGTAGGAAAACTCAATAAACTTGAAGAAAATTTTACGTTGTCTCCTATTTCAGGTAAGGTGGGAATTGGACATACGAGATGGGCTACTCACGGAGAAGCAAACTTGCAAAATGCCCACCCTCACTTAAATTCAAAGATGTCAATTTCTATAGTTCACAATGGAATTATAGAAAACTATTTGGATTTAAAAAAAGAATTGGTGGATAAGGGATATGAGTTTAAATCTAATACGGATACAGAAGTCATTGTACAATTAATAGATTACTATTTTAATGGAAACATACTAAATGCCGTTCTAAATGCTGTAAAAAGATTAAAAGGATCATATGCCCTGGGGATAATCTCAATGGAAAATCCAAGTGAATTAATAGCTGTTAGGAACAACTCTCCTTTGTTATTGGGTATATGCGAGGACGGACTTATCATATCTTCGGAAATATCATCAATAGTGAAACACACAAATAAGGTCATCTATATGGATAATCTGGAAATAGCGCAATTGGACTTAAATGGAAACTATAAAATTTTTAATTATAATCTTGATGAAGTCGAAAAGGAAATAAAAACTATGAATCTAAATTTAGAATCTATTTCAAAAAATGGATTTGACCATTATATGTTAAAAGAAATATTTGAACAACCAGATGCAATAAGAAACGTATTGAATAAAAGAGTCATTGCAGGAAAAATAAATTTATCGGATAACTTCTTTTCTAAAGAAGAAATTGAAAAATTTAGTCAAATTTATATAATCGCATGTGGAACGGCATTTCATGCAGGTGAAATAGCAAAATTTGCAATTCAAGAGCTGACCGGAAAACAAGTTATCTGTGAAATTGCATCAGAATTTAATTATAATCAAAAGTTTGTCGACGAAAATACTCTTGCCATTTTCGTAAGTCAATCAGGAGAAACAGCTGACACATTACTATCTATCAATGAGGTAAAAAAAGTCGGTGCAAAGACCATGGCCATTGTAAATGTGGAGAACTCTACAATGGCAAGAGAAGTTGATAAGGTCTTATATTGCTACTGCGGTCCCGAAATTTCCGTAGCATCAACAAAGGCATACACCACCCAACTTGTTATTCTATATCTTGTTGCATTGGATATAGTATTAAAACTCGGTAAAATAAGTGAAGAAAAAGCATTATCCTATGTTGATGAACTATATACCATACCCGGGAAAATAGAAGAATTATTAAAAGACTTAAGCCCTTACAAGGAAATAGCTGAAGAAATTAAAGATGAAGAATCTGCTTATTATACAGGAAGAGGAATGGATTTTACCTCTGCAAAAGAAGGTTCTTTAAAATTAAAAGAAATTTCCTATATCCACACTGAGGCCTTTGCTTCAGGAGAACTTAAACATGGTTCAATAGCTCTTGTGGAAAAAGGAACTAAAGTCCTTGCGATATCAACTCAAAAACACACCCTTGACAAAACCGCTTCGAATTTGGAGGAACTGGCCTCTCGCGGCGCTACTATTTATACAATAACAACACATGACAACGAAGTAATATCAAAAAATTCAAAAAAAGTAATAAGGATTGCTGACACTATGGATATTTTCGCTCCGATACTTTCCGTTGTTCCTTCGCAACTGATAGCTTATTATACTTCTTTAGCTAAGGGAAATGATGTAGACAAACCGAGAAATCTCGCTAAGGCAGTTACTGTTGAATAA
- a CDS encoding tetrahydrofolate synthase (Folylpolyglutamate synthase(FPGS) is an ATP-dependent enzyme that is responsible for the addition of a polyglutamate tail to folate and folate derivatives. It plays a key role in the retention of the intracellular folate pool; High confidence in function and specificity), which produces MKLNELIKNIESRVGQKKLYDLSRIRAMLNLLDNPQKNMNYIHVAGTNGKGSTSNFLYNMLYAAGYKVGLTISPHIIRYNERIVVNESEISDYDFVRIGETILNHEKQIEENFGFLTYFEFITVIAFMYFKEQNCDYCVLEVGMGGLSDSTNVIDAKDKLLSIITPVSMDHMNYLGKTLEEIALQKAGIIKKDSIVITSNKDERVLKIIKEKALEENCKYYDLKDIKIFDININDKKSSYSIKFLNSEIDDLRINLAGYYQIYNSAVAVSGMVALREKRSVDISDTQIKKGLLRAKWTGRMEMLKDNPRILVDGAHNVDGIDNLVKNLSLYTYDKLYVITSVLKDKEHEKILEKLSKYAHEIVLLDLDNYRKTEIEILKKEAQKYCQNIKVSEDISSAIKDLEKVATSSDLILITGSLYLVSESIKTIKATYK; this is translated from the coding sequence ATGAAGTTAAATGAACTTATTAAAAACATAGAATCTCGTGTAGGACAGAAAAAACTCTATGATCTCTCAAGAATCAGAGCAATGCTTAACCTTTTAGACAATCCACAAAAAAACATGAATTATATTCATGTTGCAGGCACAAACGGAAAGGGCTCCACATCTAATTTTCTTTATAATATGCTCTATGCTGCGGGATACAAAGTCGGCTTGACGATTTCCCCTCATATCATTAGGTACAATGAAAGAATAGTTGTAAATGAATCCGAGATAAGCGATTATGATTTTGTGAGAATTGGCGAAACTATCTTAAATCACGAAAAACAAATTGAGGAAAATTTTGGATTTTTGACTTATTTCGAGTTTATTACCGTGATTGCATTTATGTATTTTAAAGAACAAAATTGTGATTATTGTGTTTTAGAAGTAGGAATGGGCGGATTATCCGATAGTACAAATGTCATTGATGCGAAAGATAAATTGCTGAGCATTATAACCCCTGTTTCAATGGATCACATGAATTATCTCGGCAAAACACTGGAGGAAATAGCCCTCCAAAAAGCAGGAATAATAAAAAAAGATTCTATAGTTATCACCTCAAATAAAGATGAAAGAGTTTTAAAAATAATAAAAGAAAAAGCACTTGAGGAGAATTGCAAATATTATGATTTAAAAGATATTAAAATTTTTGATATAAACATCAATGATAAAAAAAGCAGCTATTCAATTAAATTTTTAAATTCGGAAATAGATGATTTAAGAATAAATTTAGCCGGATATTACCAAATCTATAATTCTGCCGTAGCAGTTTCAGGAATGGTTGCATTGAGAGAAAAAAGATCAGTTGATATTTCCGACACACAAATAAAAAAAGGTCTTTTAAGAGCAAAATGGACCGGTAGAATGGAAATGCTAAAGGATAACCCCAGAATACTTGTAGATGGAGCTCATAATGTTGATGGAATAGATAATTTAGTCAAAAATCTAAGTTTGTACACCTATGATAAATTATATGTAATAACATCTGTATTAAAGGATAAAGAACACGAAAAAATATTGGAAAAATTATCTAAATATGCACATGAAATTGTACTTTTAGACTTGGATAATTACAGAAAAACCGAAATTGAAATTTTAAAAAAAGAAGCTCAAAAATATTGTCAAAACATAAAGGTTTCAGAGGATATTTCAAGTGCAATCAAAGATTTGGAAAAAGTGGCAACATCCAGTGACTTGATATTAATAACCGGGTCTTTATACCTCGTAAGCGAATCTATAAAAACAATAAAAGCAACATATAAATAA
- the valS gene encoding Valine-tRNA ligase (Catalyzes the attachment of valine to tRNA(Val). As ValRS can inadvertently accommodate and process structurally similar amino acids such as threonine, to avoid such errors, it has a 'posttransfer' editing activity that hydrolyzes mischarged Thr-tRNA(Val) in a tRNA-dependent manner; High confidence in function and specificity), whose translation MKEIAKTYNPKDFEERLYNYWMDNGYFRAEVDENKKPYTIVMPPPNVTGNLHMGHALNNTIQDILIRFKRMQGYSALWVPGTDHASISTEAKVVEKLKSENKSKQDLGREEFLKEAWAWTEKYGGNIKKQLKQLGVSCDWSRDRFTLDEMLSNAVLEVFVRLYEKDLIYRGDRIINWCPSCGTAISDAEVVHEETDGFFWSFKYPLEDESGYIEIATTRPETIPGDLAIAVHLDDERYKDIVGKYAILPIMNRKIPIIADEYVERDFGSGAVKITPSHDPNDFEVGERHNLGQLRVFDDEAKLNANAGVYCGMDRYEAREAIVQDFKDLGLLSKVEKHHNSVGHCERCGTVIEPIISKQWFVKMAPLAELAIREYKEGKLNFIPERFGKIYLNWLENIKDWCISRQLWWGHRLPVYYCNETDEVVVSKTDPTGTKGYEGFTFRQDEDTLDTWFSSALWPFSTLGWPEETEDYKYFFPTDVLVTGYDIIFFWVIRMVFSSLEQTGKMPFKDVFFTGLVRDSLGRKMSKSLGNGVDPLDVIDKYGADALRFTLISGNTPGNDMRYYDEKVEASRNFANKLWNAARFVMMNIDEDLKENIDLSKLKNEDKWILSKLQKNITQVTQKLDKYELGMAGSDIYDFIWNDFCDWYIEMVKPRLYSEDSEEKKIVNSVLVHVLKDILKLLHPFMPFITEEIYMHLPEVDNALIVAQWPVSNEEFIFDKEESNIEYIKTAIREIRNARAQMNIENNKKSNTIIYTKSQEIIDLINENKDKFLSLGYSNGVQIVENLSSLDKDNISIVLDKSEIFLPLSELIDYNKEYERLSKEKNEIESEIKRAKSKLSNEKFVSKAPKEIVDAEREKIVKYEDMLKIINDRIEGIKEKLK comes from the coding sequence ATGAAAGAGATTGCAAAGACATATAATCCCAAGGATTTTGAAGAAAGATTATATAATTATTGGATGGATAATGGATATTTCAGAGCTGAGGTTGATGAGAACAAAAAGCCTTATACTATAGTAATGCCGCCGCCAAATGTAACAGGTAATTTGCATATGGGTCATGCTTTAAATAACACTATTCAAGATATATTGATCAGATTCAAAAGAATGCAAGGTTATTCAGCGCTATGGGTTCCGGGAACAGATCACGCATCGATTTCCACTGAAGCTAAAGTTGTGGAAAAGTTGAAATCAGAAAATAAAAGTAAACAGGACCTGGGAAGAGAAGAATTTTTAAAAGAAGCTTGGGCTTGGACTGAAAAATACGGAGGAAACATAAAAAAACAGCTGAAACAATTGGGGGTTTCATGCGATTGGTCGAGAGACAGATTTACTCTTGATGAAATGCTTTCAAATGCAGTTTTAGAAGTATTTGTCAGATTATATGAAAAAGATTTAATTTACAGAGGAGACAGAATAATTAACTGGTGTCCCAGTTGCGGTACTGCTATTTCAGATGCTGAAGTCGTTCATGAGGAAACTGATGGATTTTTTTGGAGTTTTAAATATCCTCTTGAAGATGAAAGCGGATATATAGAAATAGCTACGACAAGACCGGAAACAATTCCTGGTGATTTGGCAATAGCTGTTCATCTTGATGATGAAAGATATAAAGATATAGTGGGCAAGTATGCAATTCTTCCCATTATGAACAGAAAAATACCCATAATTGCCGATGAATACGTTGAAAGGGATTTTGGGAGTGGAGCGGTGAAGATTACTCCCTCTCATGATCCCAACGACTTTGAAGTAGGAGAAAGACATAATTTAGGACAACTCAGAGTATTTGATGATGAAGCGAAACTAAATGCAAACGCAGGCGTTTACTGCGGTATGGATAGATACGAAGCCAGAGAAGCCATAGTACAAGACTTTAAAGATTTAGGACTTTTATCAAAGGTGGAAAAGCATCATAACTCAGTGGGACACTGTGAAAGATGTGGGACTGTAATTGAACCTATAATTTCTAAACAATGGTTCGTTAAAATGGCGCCTCTGGCAGAGCTTGCAATAAGAGAATACAAAGAAGGAAAACTAAATTTCATTCCTGAAAGATTTGGAAAGATATATTTAAATTGGCTTGAAAATATTAAAGATTGGTGTATATCAAGACAACTTTGGTGGGGACACAGGTTGCCTGTTTATTATTGTAACGAAACAGACGAAGTGGTGGTTTCAAAAACAGACCCAACCGGAACAAAAGGCTATGAAGGTTTTACTTTCAGGCAAGATGAGGATACTTTAGATACTTGGTTTTCATCAGCTCTATGGCCTTTTTCGACCTTGGGATGGCCTGAAGAAACAGAAGATTACAAATATTTTTTCCCTACAGATGTTCTTGTTACAGGATATGACATTATATTCTTTTGGGTTATCAGAATGGTATTTTCATCTCTTGAGCAAACTGGAAAAATGCCCTTTAAGGACGTTTTCTTTACAGGTCTTGTAAGAGATTCTTTAGGCAGAAAAATGAGCAAATCCTTGGGAAACGGTGTAGATCCTTTAGATGTAATAGACAAGTACGGAGCAGATGCCCTCAGATTTACGTTGATTTCAGGCAATACCCCGGGAAACGACATGAGATACTATGATGAAAAAGTTGAAGCGAGCAGAAATTTCGCCAATAAACTTTGGAATGCTGCAAGATTTGTAATGATGAATATAGATGAGGATTTAAAAGAAAATATAGATTTATCGAAACTCAAAAATGAAGACAAATGGATTTTGTCGAAACTTCAAAAAAATATAACTCAAGTTACGCAAAAATTGGACAAATATGAACTGGGCATGGCCGGAAGTGACATATATGATTTTATATGGAACGATTTTTGCGATTGGTATATAGAAATGGTTAAGCCCAGATTGTATTCAGAGGACAGCGAAGAAAAGAAAATTGTAAATTCTGTATTAGTTCATGTATTAAAGGATATTCTTAAATTACTTCACCCGTTCATGCCTTTTATAACTGAAGAAATTTACATGCATTTGCCGGAGGTTGATAACGCATTGATAGTTGCTCAATGGCCGGTTTCAAATGAGGAATTTATCTTTGATAAAGAAGAGTCAAATATAGAATACATTAAAACTGCAATCCGTGAAATAAGAAATGCAAGAGCACAAATGAACATCGAGAACAACAAAAAATCCAACACTATAATATATACAAAATCTCAAGAAATTATTGACTTAATAAATGAAAATAAAGATAAGTTTTTAAGTTTAGGTTATTCAAACGGTGTTCAAATAGTGGAAAACTTGAGCTCGCTGGATAAAGACAACATATCCATAGTTTTAGATAAATCGGAAATATTTTTGCCCCTTAGCGAACTGATAGACTACAATAAAGAATACGAGAGATTGTCTAAAGAAAAAAATGAAATAGAATCAGAAATAAAAAGGGCAAAGAGTAAGCTTTCAAATGAAAAATTTGTATCTAAAGCTCCAAAGGAAATAGTTGATGCTGAAAGAGAAAAAATTGTAAAATATGAAGATATGCTCAAAATTATAAATGATAGAATCGAGGGAATAAAAGAGAAATTAAAATGA
- the trpS gene encoding Tryptophan-tRNA ligase (ATP + L-tryptophan + tRNA(Trp) = AMP + diphosphate + L-tryptophyl-tRNA(Trp); High confidence in function and specificity) has protein sequence MDKKIVYSGIQPSGSLTIGNYIGALKNFIELQDQYNCLYCIVDMHAITVEQDPKSLRKNTLDVLSLYLAAGLDPDKSIIYIQSHVPQHAELGWILNTIASMGQLQRMTQFKDKSKRSKEVMAGILNYPVLMAADILLYQTSYVPVGEDQRQHVELTRDLAQRFNSKYSETFVVPDILTPKFGARIKSLQDPEFKMSKSDKDENSYILLLDDENTIRRKLKRAVTDSLNNFDYNDEQKALKNLINIYVSFTGESVDEIVNRYKNQGYGKFKSDLADVVIEGLRPLQTRFNEIRSDKEYLEKIYTQGAEKASYLANKTLRKVYRKMGFIVK, from the coding sequence ATGGACAAAAAAATAGTTTATAGCGGAATTCAACCTTCAGGATCACTGACCATAGGCAATTATATAGGTGCATTGAAGAATTTCATAGAATTGCAAGACCAGTATAATTGCTTATATTGTATAGTTGATATGCATGCTATTACAGTTGAACAAGATCCGAAATCATTAAGAAAAAACACGTTAGATGTGCTTTCTCTTTATTTGGCGGCAGGCCTTGATCCCGATAAATCAATAATTTACATTCAATCTCATGTTCCTCAACATGCAGAATTAGGATGGATTTTAAATACAATAGCCTCAATGGGACAACTTCAAAGGATGACGCAGTTTAAAGACAAATCAAAGAGGAGCAAAGAAGTTATGGCAGGTATTTTAAATTATCCCGTACTAATGGCTGCCGATATTTTATTGTATCAAACATCTTATGTTCCCGTAGGGGAAGATCAAAGGCAACACGTAGAACTCACGAGAGATTTGGCTCAAAGATTTAATTCAAAATATTCTGAAACTTTTGTGGTTCCTGATATTTTAACACCGAAATTCGGGGCGAGGATAAAATCTTTGCAAGACCCGGAATTTAAAATGAGCAAATCGGACAAGGATGAAAATTCCTATATTCTACTTCTTGACGATGAAAACACCATCAGAAGAAAATTAAAAAGAGCTGTAACGGATTCTTTAAACAACTTTGACTACAATGATGAGCAAAAGGCGCTAAAAAACTTGATAAATATATATGTATCTTTTACCGGTGAAAGTGTAGATGAGATTGTAAACAGATATAAAAATCAAGGCTATGGAAAATTTAAATCGGATTTAGCTGATGTGGTAATAGAAGGCTTAAGACCACTTCAAACCAGATTTAATGAAATAAGATCCGATAAGGAGTATCTGGAAAAGATATATACACAAGGTGCAGAAAAGGCAAGCTATTTAGCAAATAAAACCTTGCGAAAAGTATATAGAAAGATGGGATTTATAGTTAAGTAA